One part of the Halopenitus persicus genome encodes these proteins:
- a CDS encoding OsmC family protein encodes MSDIETTTVSDEGYACTSQVGDFDLQIDATGETGPDPNTALVATYASCYIPAFRVGAQQRGIEDLGTVQIDASAELDDDDDLASIAFDLHVEADVDDDDLDEIVARGEDICHVHSALREELQADIAAYADAF; translated from the coding sequence ATGTCCGACATCGAAACCACGACGGTCAGCGACGAGGGATACGCGTGCACGAGCCAGGTCGGCGACTTCGACCTCCAGATCGACGCCACCGGCGAGACCGGCCCGGACCCGAACACGGCGCTCGTCGCGACGTACGCCTCCTGTTACATCCCGGCGTTCCGCGTGGGCGCCCAGCAGCGCGGGATCGAGGACCTCGGCACGGTTCAGATCGACGCCTCCGCCGAGCTCGACGACGACGACGACCTGGCGTCGATCGCCTTCGACCTCCACGTCGAGGCCGACGTCGACGACGACGATCTCGACGAGATCGTCGCGCGCGGCGAGGACATCTGTCACGTCCACTCGGCGCTTCGTGAGGAGCTGCAGGCCGACATCGCCGCGTACGCCGACGCGTTCTGA
- a CDS encoding HAD-IIA family hydrolase, with translation MDYEGAVLDVDGTVVRGDDPVPGAAEGYRRIREAGIDPLFVSNNPTKAPPAYADRLAAAGFGVDPDRIVTAGTVTVAYLRERHPEADLFVIGESGLHTQLDAADLSTTGDADAADALVASIDREFDYGDLRDALWALERDIPFIGTDPDVVIPAAERNVPGSGAVINAIAGVAERDPDVTLGKPSEPAVELVRERLGVDPKRCLVVGDRLDTDIAFGDRAGMTTVLVRTGVTDEARLAASAYEPDYVLDSLSAIGRVLEAGPKKR, from the coding sequence ATGGACTACGAGGGAGCGGTCCTCGACGTCGACGGCACGGTCGTTCGCGGCGACGATCCGGTGCCCGGCGCCGCCGAGGGATACCGCCGGATCCGGGAGGCCGGGATCGATCCGCTGTTCGTCTCGAACAATCCGACGAAGGCGCCGCCGGCGTACGCCGACCGGCTCGCGGCGGCCGGCTTCGGGGTCGATCCGGACCGGATCGTCACCGCAGGCACCGTCACGGTCGCGTACCTCAGGGAACGGCATCCCGAGGCCGACCTCTTCGTGATCGGCGAGTCCGGCCTCCACACCCAACTCGACGCGGCCGACCTCTCGACGACCGGTGACGCCGACGCGGCCGACGCGCTCGTCGCATCCATCGACCGCGAGTTCGACTACGGCGACCTCCGTGACGCGCTGTGGGCGCTCGAGCGCGACATCCCGTTCATCGGGACCGATCCCGACGTCGTCATCCCGGCAGCCGAACGGAACGTCCCCGGATCGGGAGCCGTGATCAACGCGATCGCGGGCGTCGCCGAGCGGGACCCCGACGTCACGCTCGGGAAGCCCTCGGAGCCGGCGGTCGAGCTCGTTCGGGAGCGGCTGGGCGTCGACCCGAAGCGCTGTCTCGTCGTGGGCGACCGACTCGACACCGACATCGCCTTCGGCGACCGTGCCGGGATGACCACCGTTCTCGTGCGAACCGGCGTCACCGACGAGGCACGGCTGGCCGCCAGCGCGTACGAGCCGGACTACGTCCTCGATTCGCTGTCGGCGATCGGCCGGGTGCTCGAGGCGGGACCGAAAAAACGGTAG